A DNA window from Haliovirga abyssi contains the following coding sequences:
- a CDS encoding ExbD/TolR family protein — MKFRPKYRRENKDMFLELTPLIDVVFLLLIFFMVSTTFTDINTGINITLPESAVKELPQEREVIVSITKQKNIYINRKKVSNENFENKLSDKLKELKKYNVIIKADKSLSYGIIVEIMSKAKDAGALELDIATDEKE; from the coding sequence ATGAAATTTAGACCAAAATATAGAAGAGAAAATAAAGATATGTTTTTGGAATTAACACCACTAATAGATGTAGTTTTTTTACTTTTAATATTTTTTATGGTAAGTACTACATTTACTGACATAAATACAGGAATAAATATAACATTGCCAGAATCAGCAGTTAAAGAGTTGCCACAAGAAAGAGAAGTAATTGTATCTATAACAAAACAAAAAAATATATATATTAATAGAAAAAAAGTATCAAATGAAAATTTTGAAAACAAATTATCGGACAAGTTAAAAGAGCTTAAAAAGTATAACGTTATAATAAAAGCAGATAAATCTTTGAGTTATGGTATAATTGTAGAGATTATGAGCAAAGCTAAAGATGCAGGAGCTTTGGAATTAGATATTGCTACTGACGAAAAAGAGTAG
- a CDS encoding MotA/TolQ/ExbB proton channel family protein translates to MRELFAQGGPLMYGILLLSIAGLTVIIERLYYFIVVERANYEELKENIKNYLERKDIDGAINYCRGYNNSVARILETILENSDSNRDVLEEEIRETILERIPFLERYMWILGMAANVTPLVGLLGTVTGMIKAFNVISNQGIGKPEMLAGGISQALITTAAGLTVAIPALIMYNYFNKKIDSLTNEMEKTAVEFLNILG, encoded by the coding sequence ATGAGAGAACTTTTTGCACAAGGCGGACCATTAATGTACGGAATATTATTATTATCAATAGCAGGATTAACAGTAATAATAGAGAGACTATATTATTTTATAGTTGTTGAGAGAGCAAATTATGAGGAATTAAAAGAAAATATAAAGAATTATTTAGAGAGAAAAGATATAGATGGGGCAATAAATTATTGTAGAGGATATAATAATTCAGTTGCAAGAATTTTAGAAACAATATTAGAGAATTCTGATAGTAATAGAGATGTATTAGAAGAAGAGATAAGAGAAACAATATTAGAAAGAATTCCATTTTTGGAAAGATATATGTGGATATTAGGAATGGCAGCAAATGTAACTCCATTGGTAGGACTATTAGGAACTGTAACAGGAATGATAAAAGCATTTAATGTAATATCGAATCAAGGGATAGGAAAACCGGAAATGTTAGCTGGGGGAATATCCCAAGCTTTAATTACAACTGCTGCAGGACTTACAGTTGCAATTCCAGCACTTATAATGTATAATTACTTTAATAAGAAGATTGATAGTTTGACAAATGAAATGGAAAAAACTGCTGTAGAATTTTTAAATATATTAGGGTAG
- a CDS encoding TonB-dependent receptor: protein MRKLLISIIGFFLLINLVFSEENYNLGEKDVVGKDKRDYKEELDLKSNKIKIKDEKLQIKLKDEKLKFLKSLNIKNIKIKNDVSESELKYNIYVYNTPKVIMKSEDKKSKNYDNYITFGLGGYKGIDAFKYIIDYTNDDKEKDLTYFLHLGREIKGEDRRNDNESTDNYFVKLWHKNMNLALSHIIINQNFPGKDNATAKVDTFKEEKKSEINFNSDVIIKKSENLNIGLDAFFNQTKSVTAPIREYNNRYYNVYGKYIKLLKEDFMEFNLEYFSDGLDDFNLNSIRVKGNDKLKLKKYGDINLDLGVALEVANVDGVGEQNYKLKVSGDKSLSDIFSVNFNIMKNSLREVNKDILSGFEFGNDVLPYSSLENEDIFKTGFGSKYGNEKLNVEAGIIYNFVKNKIIYAEEDSKIANEIPISVINSKKNLNWWNLTLNSNYKYNNYLRGDVSYTYSNLENISFNPSNRVVLNVVYEKNNLKSRLEGKFYSKMYGKEDEKSYIGLYKTLNLYNVYRFSESMDISLNILNLFNYSENKKSNYPVDSRKIMLEFKMNY from the coding sequence GTGAGAAAGTTATTAATTAGTATAATAGGTTTTTTTCTATTAATAAATTTAGTTTTTTCAGAGGAAAATTATAATTTAGGAGAAAAAGATGTAGTTGGAAAAGATAAAAGAGATTATAAAGAAGAGTTAGATTTGAAAAGTAATAAAATAAAAATAAAAGATGAAAAGTTACAAATTAAGTTAAAAGATGAAAAACTTAAATTTTTAAAAAGTTTGAATATAAAGAATATAAAAATTAAAAATGATGTAAGTGAAAGTGAATTAAAATATAATATATATGTGTATAACACACCAAAAGTTATAATGAAATCAGAAGATAAAAAATCTAAAAATTATGATAACTATATAACATTTGGACTAGGCGGATATAAAGGAATTGATGCATTTAAGTACATAATAGATTATACTAACGATGATAAAGAAAAAGATTTAACATATTTTTTGCATTTAGGTAGAGAAATAAAAGGTGAAGATAGAAGAAATGATAATGAAAGTACAGATAATTATTTTGTAAAACTTTGGCATAAAAATATGAATTTAGCTTTATCTCATATAATAATAAACCAAAATTTTCCAGGAAAAGACAATGCAACAGCTAAAGTTGATACATTTAAAGAAGAAAAGAAGTCTGAAATAAATTTTAATTCAGATGTAATAATAAAAAAATCTGAAAATCTAAATATAGGATTAGATGCTTTTTTTAATCAAACAAAATCAGTAACTGCTCCAATAAGAGAATATAATAATAGATATTATAATGTTTATGGAAAATATATAAAACTATTAAAAGAGGATTTTATGGAATTTAATTTGGAATATTTTTCAGATGGATTAGATGATTTTAATTTGAATTCTATAAGAGTAAAAGGAAACGATAAATTAAAATTAAAAAAATATGGTGATATAAACTTGGATTTAGGGGTTGCATTAGAAGTAGCAAATGTAGACGGTGTAGGAGAGCAAAATTATAAATTAAAAGTAAGTGGAGATAAAAGTTTAAGTGATATATTTAGTGTTAATTTTAATATTATGAAAAATAGTTTGAGAGAAGTTAATAAAGATATATTATCTGGGTTTGAATTTGGGAATGATGTTTTACCATATAGTTCTTTGGAAAATGAAGATATATTTAAAACAGGGTTTGGAAGTAAATATGGAAATGAAAAATTAAATGTAGAAGCGGGAATTATATATAATTTTGTAAAAAATAAAATCATATACGCAGAAGAAGACAGTAAGATTGCAAATGAAATACCAATATCTGTTATTAATTCTAAAAAGAATTTAAATTGGTGGAATTTAACTTTAAATAGTAATTATAAATATAATAACTATTTAAGAGGAGATGTTTCATATACATATAGTAATTTAGAAAATATTAGTTTTAATCCAAGTAATAGAGTAGTATTAAATGTAGTTTATGAAAAAAATAATTTAAAATCTAGATTAGAAGGTAAATTTTATAGTAAAATGTATGGGAAAGAAGATGAAAAAAGTTATATAGGATTATATAAAACACTGAATTTATATAATGTTTATAGATTTAGTGAAAGTATGGATATAAGTTTGAATATATTAAATTTATTTAACTATAGTGAAAATAAAAAATCAAATTATCCAGTGGATTCAAGAAAGATAATGTTAGAATTTAAAATGAATTATTAA